ACGGCAAATGAGCGGCCCTACGACAACAACGCACCGTCTTCGGTAGCACCTCGAACTTGTACGGCTTCAGGTGGGCGCGCAAGTTGACCCGGTCGTAGTAGACGATGGTTACCGAGCCTCCGACCCGCTTTATGGCGTCTATCGACGACTGGTCGCTGCCAGCAACCTCGATGTCGATCTTGTACGGGAAGGGATAATCGTTCTACACGAAATCAAGTTGCTGCCACCCCGCATTGCACATAGCACAAAACGCAGCATACATAAACCTTTTCCGCGCCCAATTTAATAGCAAAACTCGGGGTATCGGAGTGCTTGCCTATTATGGCAGTCGCAGATCAAAGCGTGTATCAATGTACACTGGTTCGCGAATACGAAGCTTAGGTGTTCACAAAACCGTTGCATACACGGTTTTTGAATCGCAAGAAACATTTATTAACGGCCAAACATACCACGTTGAACAGCTGAACGCCTCGCTTAACCTTGACGCACTTGCTGTCGAACAGGTGCCGTTGGGTAATCGGAAAACGCGTGTCCAGGCGACCTCGTTCGATGAAATAACGCAACTTCGCAAGGTTCAAGGGGTCGAAGGTCTTGCGCTGACTAAGCCAATGACGCCACGACAAAACTAAACCTACCGTGACAACCATGCTTCAGGCCACTTGGGCAGCCTCCGGAACAAGGGCGTCTGGCCACCCTCGAACGTGCGGCTGTTGGGCTTGCCCCCTCGGTGTTTTTGGCGCTTGAAACGGTAGCCACGCGCAGAACTTTTCTTCCCGCGACCGCGCTTCTTGTGGCGTTTCAGGCCCTGAGCTCAATGCAGACATGAGTGAAAAACAAAAGGCACTCACAACAAACATCAGAGCGAACATAGATGGCAGAACACGGGCATATTTAGCGTTAAATAGGTGCGCAACTTACATAAATTCGCAAGTTTCTGGGCTCTATAGGGAACAACGGACGCTTCGAGAAGGCAAACCGCCGGTTGAAGGGATGTGGCGTGAACGGGCGTGCCTCGCCAGAGGAATCGGATTCGTCGCAACCGAACAAGTTTCGGTAGTgcacgccgcgcagccgcccgTCCTCTACCACCACGAGGTCACGAGGCGGGGCGACTGCGGAGCAACTCGACGCCGCCGACCGCGAAACGCCGATGCCCCGACCCCGCCATTTCAAAAGGCCAGATGACCCCGCGCCACTGTAAAGTGAATTTAAACGGGAGACATGTTGTATTATAGAGCGCTCCAGTGAAAGCAGGAACATTGTCTGCCAACACACCTCTAGCAGTGACCGACCGTCGACGCAGTGGTGCCCCAAACAACGTGACAGCCGCGCACATCGGCGACAGCGGCCAGTGCTCTTCTATATGTGTGGTCTGCGCGCTCTAGACGCGGCGTTCGTGCTCGTAACCACTCGCGGTGCCGTGGAAGCCAGACACGACGGTCACCTGGTCGGACATGCCGTGCAACGGGTCAACTCCGCCGAACGTGCGCTTGGAGTTGTCTTGCAGTGTTCCCATGAAACTCTCGACCTGCGTGCGTAGCTCGAAATTGCCGCGCAAGCGTCGTATCTCTCCCCCTGATGCTGGCAACGCATCAGCCTCCTCCACTTGGGCATGCGGCAGCAACCTCGCGAAGTCGAACTCGTACGGTGCCGACCATTCAATCCGCTCCAATGCGACCAGAACCTCGAAAGGGAGTACCACCCTGCGTGCAAGCTCCTCAGGGAGTGAAAGGACGGACTCCCCGCAAGACAGCAGGCAGAACACGTCTATGTTGGGGAAGTTGGCCAACTTAGCCTCGGTCAGGCAGTTCACGGAAAAGGTGTAGCAGCGCTTGCCGTGGCTCTCCAATAGTTGCGATAGACTGTGACGCAGGGCGCTAGAGCCGCGGAGCGTACGGGCAATCACCAGGATACCGACCGTCGACGCTTCACGCACCTTCTCCACCTTTTGATAGCGCCGCATGCGCAGCCTGTGGCCCCTTTCATCTATCACGCGATGTGAAAACTCGTTGGAGTCGACAGTAATAACGTGAAATTGGCTGCCTACGCTCGAAAGAGCCAAGTAGTCGGTCGTGACATCGCGATCTGGTCCGTCGGCGACGTACAAGACGAGGGTTTCGCTGTCACCCACAGACGCTTCCACTGACGACGCTTGAGTCCTCTGGCCATCTGCGGTGCAGACGAATAAACGTCGCCCGCAAAAATAGTCGTCACTCTCCGGCCGGTCGGAGTTGCCTCCCGAGCGCTCAACGCATTCTGCGATAAACGACAGCTTGCCCGAAGAGTTCAAGCACTCCTCAAACGCATCTACTAGGTGGTGCATTGAGCTGTCGTACACCAGAATCAGACGCGTGTAGCTACACGCCGCCAGTACGTCTCGCAAGTATAGGCACAGCTTCCCGCCGTCGGCTGCGGAGCGGTCAAAAACGCGCCTCACTGGCATCGGCGGGTCCATCACGCTGTGGCAAGAGACGCCGATGTGAACAACGAAGTCTGCAAAGGTATATTACGCCGCAGCAGAGCATAGAGCACAAAATAGAGGGTGACACAGGGTTAGTAGACAACTATCAAACATTGCACAAACCTGCCGCACATCTTCTCGCCGCTATGACGTCCGTACAGCAGCTACCTATGAACACGTCGCCCAGCACGTAGAATTCCGGGCGCTCCGTCGAAGATCTAAACCGCGCCTGAATGGCATGGCAGAACTGCGATCCCACCGAAAGATCGGCGGACTGGATCGCAATGCGTTTGTAACCGCTTTTCTCTATCTCAGATGCGATTAAATCCACGTAAAAGGTATCCATCGTGTGATAAGAAAGCAGTGGATGACGGAAGGTCCGCTCCCAGTGCTGCGGACCCTACAGTAACGGCATCACAGATTCGACACTCAAACAAGTACACATTTAAGCGCCTCCGTAAAATGTAAAGCGTTGTGTTGGATACTGGCCGATATACACATGATAGCCCTTCGGGCGTTCCGGCGCAACGACATCGTCGAGCGTATGTCGTTGCTCTACCTCATCGCAATGGTAGCGGCGACGATGTGCCCGTCGCTGGCTGCATCCCAGGACAACACATGCGTTAGAGACTACTCGTAAGTTGCCTCAACACCTGTGCGACAGTTACACATTGCCACTGCAGGCCGTCGTGTGCAGAAGGTAGACATGGATTGTACTTTACGGATAATGCGGCGCAGGATGGACGGAGTCGCCGTTGTATTCCAGGGTGTGTGAGGCTCCGATATCGTATTTCGGCCCCTGTGCGACGCTCCTGCCCAGCCTAGAGAGCAGGGACGACAAGGAACGGATGGAGAAAGAATGTCGTATTAACTGGTACGTGTCGTAATGAACCACCAACCTCGTACACATTCCAATGCAGGCCTTGCTACAATCAGTGTGAACAGGCGTACGACGCCAAGTGCCCCAAATTCTGGCAACATGAAAATGGATTATGCATGCCCACACCCGCCTACCATGGTAACCAATGACGCTAGAGCGTTGGCACATCCAAAACAGGCCCATGCGCATACCTAATTGATCTGTCAAAACTGCAGACGACGGAAAGGGTGCTGTGGAGTAACAGGTGCGGCGTCACCTGGCCATGCAAGGTTGGTTTAGCCGGCCTCCAATGACAAGCAAACAGAGAAAATGCAATGCAAACTACAACGAGCCGTGCCCCGAGGTATGTTGCCGTAAACCCTTGATCACACACTCTTGCGCAGGGATGGAAGCACGTCGGTAAGAAACACCTTCCAACGGCAGTCTGCCATCGCACACAGGCAAGGGGCAATGCGTAGCACCGGAATCGTACAACGGCCCGTGCTTCCCAACCGCGGATTTGTCGTTCTTCAGCGCCGCAATGAAGGTGGGAGTGCTTCATATACAAACGGCGTGACAACACCCGCAGGAACAGTTCGAGACGCTGTGCGATGTCGCATTCCCATGTGCAGCCAAATGATGTAACTAGCTTTTAATTATATTAACGCTTAGTCCTCGCGATAGTACTTCCTGGCATGCGCCGCATACGTCTCGGGCGCAACGGCCTCGACCACGATTGGCATGAACCCGTGCAGCGTCCCGCACATCTCAGAGCACTGGCCGTAGAAAACGCCCTCGCGCATGATGAACGTGTTCACGCGATGCAGGCGGCCGGGCACCGCGTCAGCCTTGATGCCGAGGCTGGGAACGGACCACGTGTGGATGACGTCGGTCGCGGTGATCAGAAAGCGGATATGCGTACGCGTAGGCAGAGTCAGACGCTTGTCGACCTCGAGCTGACGGAGCATTCCCGGTTGTAGGTCTTCATCGGTCACCAGGTTGGACTGAAACGCGTAGTACTTCGGGATCAAGTCCGGGTTCTCCGCATACTTCTCGGGGAGGGGATACCGCTCCTCCACCGACAGCCGGGGCCGCTCGGCGGCCGGCGCCTCGCCGTGCGCCACCTTCGGCCTCAGAAACCCAAAAAAGTCGAATCTACCCTCGAACGGCCACATTGGTGCCGAAAAGAGTTGTGGGCGCGGCGTTGCCGCGGGGAGCTCAGGTAGGCGCGCGCCTGGGGACACAATAAGACAATTTATCAGAAATGCCACACATAACACACAAATATTCGTTATGGCAGAGTTAGTGACAGCTGTTGTGAAAGCGGCTCACGGGTTGAACCGCGGTCGACGCACGGCGGAGCTCAGGTCGGGGTTGCTCGTTGGCACTCGCCGTTCGGCCGGCTCCTCGTAGGTCGACTCGAACGTCTCCTCGGCACGGTCCGACCTCAAGTCAACCGACTGGATGCGCTCTAACCTCTGGCGCATCACCGGGTGCTCTCGCCACTGCGGGTTGATCGTGGACACAGTCTCGGCCCTTTCGTGCCACTGAAGAGAGTCAACAGCTTAAAACCCGACACTTACCGGCGATTCGGAGTCACCAATCAGGTGGCTGATGTCCGAAAGCAGGTTGCCTTCGCTGTCGAGCATGCCGTGGCTCTTGGCGAACTGCACCGGGATGGCGTAACGCGTCCACCCAACCTACTGCGTAGTACTTGCGATAATCGCGCCGCGAAGCTTGCATTAGCGCGTGCACTTGAAGAAGTTTGCGCCCTCCCACCGGCTTAGCGGGCCTCAATTCGCCCGGCCTGCAGCAATGCAAACAACAACACCTGGTACCCACCGGTCCACAAACTCGAGATAGGCCATCGGTGCGGCGTCGGAAAACCTCAGACGCCACTGGTTGATCACGCGAGTGAAAAAGAAAGGGCGGTCTGCGTAGAGCGGCACATAGCGTTCGTAGAGCTTCTGCCGGGCTTCGGGGCTCCGCAGCATGCTCTCAACGATAAGGTCGGACTCCGGAGTGTCTACACATCGCAGTATACACCGTAACTGCGCCTGATCACATACCCTTCTTTGCGTGAAACACGACCTCTTCGGCATATTGCTGCAGCTCCTTAGCACGGGGAAGAGTCAGCTCTATGCGTCCTAAGCGCAAAAGACGATCCAGATGGTTCCTGCCAGCACGTCAACAAGTCGAAGCGGGGTGGAAGATACGAAAATACCCTAAACTAacttcaaccagtcgaAGCGCTTAGGAGGCTGGCCCCGGAACTTCCGAAACACGCGGCCGCGCTGGCCGTGAGCCACGAGCCGCGCCGTCGCTGAAAATCCCATATATTCCTAGCGATGATACAATGTCGTCGTGCTCCGAACCTCGGTC
This sequence is a window from Babesia bigemina genome assembly Bbig001, chromosome : I. Protein-coding genes within it:
- a CDS encoding Diphthamide biosynthesis protein codes for the protein MDTFYVDLIASEIEKSGYKRIAIQSADLSVGSQFCHAIQARFRSSTERPEFYVLGDVFIDFVVHIGVSCHSVMDPPMPVRRVFDRSAADGGKLCLYLRDVLAACSYTRLILVYDSSMHHLVDAFEECLNSSGKLSFIAECVERSGGNSDRPESDDYFCGRRLFVCTADGQRTQASSVEASVGDSETLVLYVADGPDRDVTTDYLALSSVGSQFHVITVDSNEFSHRVIDERGHRLRMRRYQKVEKVREASTVGILVIARTLRGSSALRHSLSQLLESHGKRCYTFSVNCLTEAKLANFPNIDVFCLLSCGESVLSLPEELARRVVLPFEVLVALERIEWSAPYEFDFARLLPHAQVEEADALPASGGEIRRLRGNFELRTQVESFMGTLQDNSKRTFGGVDPLHGMSDQVTVVSGFHGTASGYEHERRV
- a CDS encoding ribosomal protein L15, putative, with amino-acid sequence MFLLSLERSIIQHVSRLNSLYSGAGSSGLLKWRGRGIGVSRSAASSCSAVAPPRDLVVVEDGRLRGVHYRNLFGCDESDSSGEARPFTPHPFNRRFAFSKRPLFPIEPRNLRIYGLKRHKKRGRGKKSSARGYRFKRQKHRGGKPNSRTFEGGQTPLFRRLPKWPEAWLSRQRKTFDPLNLAKLRYFIERGRLDTRFPITQRHLFDSKCVKVKRGVQLFNVNDYPFPYKIDIEVAGSDQSSIDAIKRVGGSVTIVYYDRVNLRAHLKPYKFEVLPKTARPSIERVHYLEKMRARGCNVVYIKPMWLIKEEQAITAEMAELEAETLTSSDLDPDETPSKREERLVKLYRERLLRFGRPYV
- a CDS encoding ribosomal protein L17, putative, which translates into the protein MGFSATARLVAHGQRGRVFRKFRGQPPKRFDWLKNHLDRLLRLGRIELTLPRAKELQQYAEEVVFHAKKDTPESDLIVESMLRSPEARQKLYERYVPLYADRPFFFTRVINQWRLRFSDAAPMAYLEFVDRPGELRPAKPVGGRKLLQVHALMQASRRDYRKYYAFAKSHGMLDSEGNLLSDISHLIGDSESPWHERAETVSTINPQWREHPVMRQRLERIQSVDLRSDRAEETFESTYEEPAERRVPTSNPDLSSAVRRPRFNPPKVAHGEAPAAERPRLSVEERYPLPEKYAENPDLIPKYYAFQSNLVTDEDLQPGMLRQLEVDKRLTLPTRTHIRFLITATDVIHTWSVPSLGIKADAVPGRLHRVNTFIMREGVFYGQCSEMCGTLHGFMPIVVEAVAPETYAAHARKYYRED